Proteins encoded by one window of Pseudonocardia sp. HH130629-09:
- a CDS encoding ATP-binding protein: MTAQSWILRVEPDAAACRAARHELTRFLTPLVDDSTLDDAALVLHELVANGIDHAHTPMLVTARVRDGAVRLRVRDGSVVRGREQPHDPTATRGRGLQIVGRLAQRWGVRPHRGGKTTWADVGPTDARPAPDLYLVRPT, from the coding sequence GTGACCGCGCAGTCCTGGATCCTGAGGGTGGAGCCCGACGCGGCCGCGTGCCGTGCGGCCCGGCACGAGCTGACGCGGTTCCTGACGCCGCTGGTGGACGACTCAACCCTCGACGACGCGGCACTCGTGCTGCACGAGCTGGTCGCGAACGGCATCGACCACGCGCACACCCCGATGCTGGTGACCGCCCGGGTGCGTGACGGCGCGGTGCGACTGCGCGTCCGCGACGGCTCGGTCGTCCGCGGACGCGAGCAGCCCCACGACCCCACCGCCACCCGCGGGCGCGGGCTGCAGATCGTCGGCCGGCTCGCACAGCGCTGGGGAGTGCGCCCGCACCGCGGCGGCAAGACGACCTGGGCCGACGTCGGGCCGACGGACGCCCGACCGGCCCCGGACCTGTACCTCGTGCGCCCCACCTGA
- a CDS encoding glycosyltransferase family 4 protein: MRIAVILTPEVPRTCGAGITAASLAAAGHTVRVFTDVPDDPDLVARAGSDALRVQPWDAGQDTALAAAWSDDPPQVVHAIGLRAGVAAAATGVPVVQVYPPDAPGPAVVPAARAWSSPGVARVLASSEEQHTALLRRGVPRAALRTVPTAVDTDAFTPDGPALRRGERPRLLAVGSLADGAGVDTVIRALARIRTAELLVAGGAAGQDPDRARLFGIAREAGVAGRVRFLGPVEGALLPRLLRSADVVVAAPEHDVGVGAVLQAMACARPVVATGVGGLRDVVVDGVTGMLVRPARPAELAVALRGVLGDDALRVGFGIAGRDRAVSRFDRVRIAQALTAVYGELVGEPVVEPAEDDDPEARTPVGAVG; encoded by the coding sequence TTGCGCATTGCCGTCATCCTTACCCCCGAGGTCCCGAGAACGTGCGGCGCGGGAATCACCGCCGCCTCGCTGGCCGCCGCCGGTCACACCGTCCGGGTGTTCACCGACGTCCCCGACGACCCGGACCTGGTCGCGCGGGCCGGCAGCGACGCACTGCGCGTACAGCCGTGGGACGCCGGGCAGGACACCGCACTGGCCGCGGCCTGGTCCGACGACCCGCCCCAGGTGGTGCACGCGATCGGTCTGCGCGCCGGGGTCGCCGCCGCCGCGACCGGGGTGCCGGTGGTGCAGGTCTACCCGCCCGACGCCCCGGGCCCAGCCGTGGTTCCCGCGGCCCGTGCCTGGTCGTCGCCGGGGGTGGCCCGGGTGCTGGCCTCCAGCGAGGAGCAACACACCGCCCTGCTGCGCCGCGGGGTGCCGCGGGCGGCGTTGCGGACCGTGCCGACCGCCGTCGACACCGACGCCTTCACCCCCGACGGCCCGGCGCTGCGCCGGGGCGAGCGGCCGCGGCTCCTCGCGGTCGGCTCGCTGGCCGACGGCGCCGGGGTGGACACGGTGATCCGGGCGCTGGCCCGGATCCGCACCGCCGAGCTGCTGGTCGCCGGCGGCGCGGCGGGCCAGGACCCCGACCGCGCGCGCCTGTTCGGCATCGCCCGCGAGGCCGGTGTCGCCGGACGTGTCCGGTTCCTCGGGCCGGTCGAGGGGGCCCTGCTCCCGCGGCTGCTGCGCTCGGCCGACGTCGTGGTCGCCGCGCCGGAGCACGACGTCGGGGTCGGGGCGGTCCTTCAGGCGATGGCGTGCGCGCGACCGGTCGTGGCGACCGGGGTGGGCGGGCTGCGCGACGTCGTCGTCGACGGGGTGACCGGGATGCTGGTCCGCCCGGCCCGGCCGGCCGAGCTGGCGGTCGCGCTGCGCGGCGTGCTCGGCGACGACGCCCTGCGCGTCGGGTTCGGGATCGCGGGCCGGGACCGTGCGGTGTCACGGTTCGACCGGGTGCGGATCGCCCAGGCCCTGACCGCCGTCTACGGCGAGCTGGTCGGCGAGCCGGTCGTCGAGCCCGCCGAGGACGACGACCCCGAGGCCCGCACGCCGGTGGGCGCCGTGGGATGA
- a CDS encoding methylenetetrahydrofolate reductase, with product MTTSSASTVTERISVDRPFFAVEFFPPKDDQGEAELWRAIRRLEVLDPAYVSVTYGAGGSSRDRTVRTVERIATDTTLCSMAHLTAVSHSTDELRHVIGSLAAAGVRNIMALRGDPPGDPLGEWVAHPEGLEYADQLVALIKRSGPFCVGVAAFPYGHPRSVDLDADTERLVGKFRAGAEFAVTQLFLEPEGFLRLRDRVAAAGFDQPIIPGIMPLTSEKTFRKGPELSGSPLPGALVERLAPYSGDAAAIRAAGMEVTGELCERLLAEGVPGIHFYCLNRSTATTELVERLGLAPRHEGARHSTPA from the coding sequence GTGACGACGAGTTCCGCATCCACGGTGACCGAACGGATCAGCGTCGACCGCCCCTTCTTCGCGGTGGAGTTCTTCCCGCCGAAGGACGACCAGGGCGAGGCGGAGCTGTGGCGCGCCATCCGCCGCCTCGAGGTGCTGGACCCCGCCTACGTCTCGGTGACCTACGGCGCGGGCGGCTCCAGCCGCGACCGGACCGTCCGCACGGTCGAACGGATCGCCACCGACACCACGCTCTGCTCGATGGCGCACCTGACCGCCGTCTCGCACTCCACCGACGAGCTGCGCCACGTGATCGGGTCGCTGGCCGCCGCGGGTGTCCGCAACATCATGGCGCTGCGCGGGGACCCGCCCGGCGACCCGCTCGGCGAGTGGGTCGCCCACCCCGAGGGACTCGAGTACGCCGACCAGCTGGTCGCGCTGATCAAGCGGTCCGGCCCGTTCTGCGTGGGCGTCGCCGCGTTCCCCTACGGCCATCCGCGCTCGGTCGACCTCGACGCCGACACCGAGCGGCTCGTCGGGAAGTTCCGGGCGGGGGCGGAGTTCGCCGTCACCCAGCTGTTCCTGGAGCCCGAGGGATTCCTGCGGCTGCGTGACCGGGTCGCCGCCGCCGGGTTCGACCAGCCGATCATCCCCGGCATCATGCCGCTGACCTCGGAGAAGACCTTCCGCAAGGGCCCGGAGCTGTCGGGCTCGCCGCTGCCGGGAGCACTGGTGGAGCGGCTCGCGCCCTACTCCGGCGACGCGGCGGCGATCCGCGCCGCAGGGATGGAGGTCACCGGCGAGCTGTGCGAGCGGCTGCTCGCCGAGGGTGTCCCCGGGATCCACTTCTACTGCCTCAACCGGTCCACGGCGACGACCGAGCTGGTCGAGCGGCTCGGGCTGGCGCCGCGCCACGAGGGAGCCCGGCACTCCACCCCGGCCTGA